The DNA window AATTATATCTAAttgaagcaagaaaagtaaagagtAAATTACTCGAACACATAGTAGGCGACAGTGGGAACCCAACAATCGCACAACACATATACTTACTCGCTCGCCTTTTTACCAAGCCAGAATGAGATAGTACCGCACACTATCGGAACGCTGATCTCAACATCTTTGAGTCGCTTGCTCGAACTCTACAGAAATACACATGAAAGATCGAGAAATAGAGTAAATCACACAGGCTGGTAACGTCGAAACTCTGTTGGTAGGTGGATGTGAGTGTGATTGGTTTATGATCAAATCTATAACTAAAAATGGAGTATGAAAGAATTCAAATTCGAAGATAGgagtgaagagagaaagagagggagagagagagagagatcacatTCTTCTCGTTGTCTTCGGAAACTCTTCCAGCTTTTCCGCGCTGTGATTTTGTAGCAGAGCCGCCCTCGTCCGACTGCTCTCCACCGTGTTTTCTTGCTGAAGAGTTGTGAGGCATTATTTCGTTCGAATCAGTTCCACTTAGagcaaaatcttcttcttcaggcTCTTGGAAGGTTGCATTTATGTATCGGTATCGTACCGATCCGGATCGGATCGGATCAGTGCGTGTCAATCATTTTtgtccttgttttcttttaaagaagtacatttttttttttactgtcttACCCTTAAAACGATACGGATAATCAATCTAGATCAATCAAGTATCAATATGATATGGCCAATAAGGTATTGTTACTTAAAAGTTAAAATCAtgcttgaaagttgaaaccgacaCGAGCATCAAACCAAACGGCCTCAATTCTAATTTTGATCAATCAAACCATCGAACTGTTAAGATGCAGTTCAGTTTCGAagtggtttggtttcagttttgattttggtttcataaTTAAAATCATTGAATCAAATCGAATTACCTATATTTGAAtcgaaaagaaaaaatccccaataaaattacattttttttttaaactattttaacCGAGGTGGATAACAAATTTTGTGTctttttaatatttgaaaaaaattgacagATTATGATCCTaacaaataagaaagaaaaaggtttATGATCCGATGTCTCGCATCTTCAACGAAATAATTTCTAATGTAGAATGATGGTATTTAATCGATCATATGACTCGTGATTCATACATCATGATCCAACATcatatataaataatataatgtACTTGAGCACCTTCTCTTTAATAATTAAGTTTAAAGGATGAGTTctacctaaatcctaaatcctagtAATAGGATTTCTTTTAGAATATGAAACCTATCACATAAGACAAAGCAAACAGAAAAGACGATTTCTTGGCTAGAGGAGTCTCGACTTCCTTCTGCTAGAAGAAAACTCTTcacataaaacaaagaaaacaaacaaaaagagtCTAAAAGAAGAGTCTTGGCTTCTCCCCCAAAATTAAGGATCGCCATAAGAAAACTCCTACATAAgacaaagcaaacaaagaagaagaatagtcTTGGCTTCTGCATGGACTAAATTGCAATGGATTTGCCTAAATGAGGCCAAACCACTTGATACTATGCCTAAATGAGCCAAAAATGGCATAAAGAGACGTACAATAACCTACAATCTGATGAACACAGACAAGATGGTAGCATAAACAAGACCAGATGATGTGTATGGGAATCAAGTCTTCACATCATAACAGtccagagatttttttttttttttttttttttaaatgcatcaAGGGAACAAGATTGGAAGGAGTTCTTACATACATGACATGAGGCAACCTTTAGACAAGACAAGAATCACTTGGACCAAGAAAGACAACAATGAACAATCAATGGAAGACCCAATTTTACTGAATGTCCACTTGCCACTCCCTTTTAAATTTAAACTTGTAAAAGAAATATTTGGTTAATTATCCCTTGAAGACATTATTCAAATTATTGCTGATCAGCTTTGATGTCAAATTTTAATTCCTTCCTCCCCTCTCCAACCCAAGTTTATGGCTATGATATATAGCTCTTAAGCCCCTTTGGAActgttatttattattattttttttaatatttcccTCATTTGAAATTTACAGACAAACCTAAGATCCCACATCACCCTTTGATGTAGTAAGGCCTTTGATTTCCATTATTATGTTGTGGGTTGTGCGGAATGAAAGAAACAGAAGCATTTGATCCCCTTTCCCATCTGCTGGGATTTTTGTGGATAGAAGTGTTTCCTGTCTTTGAATTAACTGTTGGAAATGTGCCCATCAAATCCATTTTATGTgttttaatttatattaatttaCATGATATGATGGGCGATTGTTGTCCTTAGGTTTTAACCTAAAAGTATTCGTAACTGGGTATGTACCCAGTATGTCAAAGGAACTTTTTATTTATAGTCCAATACTAAGTTCATGTTGGAAACAGAGACAGATTCATGTGACCCCTCTCTCCTACTAATTAATGTCCCTATAGAATGTATCATGCCAAGGACTCTCATCTCAGTCTCATCTTCTTAAGACAAAAATAGTAGATACTGCTTAAGGGAATAATCTTGTGGTTTATGTTGGAGAGAGCCAGAAGAAAATGAACTTGGACACCTTTCTTTAATGACTAGCTTTTAAACTCTCACATGAGATaaagaaaactaaaaagaaGAGTCTTGGCTTCTGCCATAAGAAAACTCTTATGTAACTGAAAAGTAGAGTTTTGGCCTGTCATAAGAAAACTCTCACATGAGACAAAGAAATCAAACAAGAAAGAGTACTCTTGGTTTGCCCAAATTAAGGATTACCATAAGAAAACTCCCACATAAGACGACGCAAACAAACCAGAATAGTCTTGGCTTCTGCATGGATGAAATTGCAATGGCTTTGGTGAAGGAGCACCACATGATAATGCCTAAATGAGGCCCAAATTACATGAAGAGACAACAATAGCCTACAAACAGATGAACATCAGATGTATGGGAATCAAGCCTTCTATTACAACAGTCAAGAGCCAAAACCCATATCAGAACCCTAAAGGCTAAAGGATATGCTATTATGATCCAATCTCATCTACTCATATGACAATCCATCTCATCTCATTAATAATCATTCTAAAGGGAACAAGATTGGAAAGAGTTCTTACATACATGACATGAGACAACCTTTAGGCAAGACAAGAAGCACTTGGACAAGGAAAGACAACAATCAATGGAAGACCCCATTTAGTAAATACAGAAAATCTATTAGAACTGCCATTTGATTTTCAGATATTGGCATGCCACTTTAGTAATTCTTTCTATTGATGATCATTTGCCACAATAATGGAGAAAGATTTCAATTTGCATTGTTAAAGAACAGAGAATAAAAAAtcactttgttttcttctagCTCACAgaagtaccttttttttttttttatttgttgagatgttgagaattatagagtttcATATACTTGATGCCTTAAGGCTTTGTGTTGGACACCCTTAGCATAAttctacacacacacaccaaaaaaaaaaaaaaaaaaaaaaacctttgtgATCAAAAGACTGATAATATAAGGCATGAAATATCTGGCTATCAACCCAACGTGGACTGATATTTTGGAGACATCAACAACATATAGGCAGATTAATCCAAAGTTGGACACCAAATGATCAGTCAGTGAATCTAAATTCCTTCTTGTGTTCCCATAGGTTGCAAATTGCAATAGGTACAAGCAGAAAGGCAGTGTGGGAATTTGAGAAAGCAGAAGAGGGGTGAGGAGTGAGAGGTGAGATAAAATTGTAGGCTACTTTGAAGACAGAGTAATGCTTTCCATTGTTATGTCATTGTCCAAAAGACTGTTCACCTTCTCAATTGAAATCAGGTGTTGGATTCTTCAACATATGTCAGttatacaaaaataaattggTAGTAATCACATCACAGGTTCTCTTCAGAGAGCGAGAGAATGAGCAAAGGCATGTGATCATTGGTAAATTAGGTCCCTTGACCCAAAACCTATCTCCTCACCACATGCTTCATATGGAATAATTGGCTCCACAAGTCTACAATAGCAGCTAGTCTCTTCCCttgttatatatatacatgcaAGATAGACCAGCCTTTCCAACTCCAATCTTTGATCCACAATTGAAGAACCCATTTAGATCCTTCCTTGGTAGCAGTGCTATGGGTATCGATTTACCTTCTAAGGTTCTTCAGGCAAAGAAGAATCTTAAAATGCAGTCTCTCTGTTTTTCAAGCAGGAGTGAACTTCCTAAAGCAGCAGTACCTAAAGGCCACTTTGCAGTTTATGTTGGAGAAacccagaagaagaagaagaagagatttgtGATTCCTATATCCTACTTGAACCATCCTTCATTCCAAGACTTGCTTAGTCTAGCTGAAGAAGAATTTGAGTTCAATCATCCAATGGGTGGTCTCACAATTCCATGCAAAGAAGCTACCTTCATTGATGTCACTTCTCGTTTGAGTTCCtagcagggaagaagagaattaagaaaaaagaagcaaacaaaGAATAAGTATGAAGGCGCCGAGGTTGCTAGTAGCCTGAGCTGAAACCTCATGGCAGGATTAATTAACCCGTGACAACCAATTCCTCAGATTCTGAAGAAGCccatgtaattttcttttcttttcttcttttgtgctTAAAGGGTGAAAGAGTATTAAGATTTCAATCCCATTAAGGACTCCTAAAGAAATATTTCTTCCTATTCTTAGATTTGAGACATGATTGACAGAGAAACATATATCTGGTCTAGTGCACCTATTCCATGGAATAGTGATGTGGCCATTATAGGATAAAAAATGTCTGCTGCAGCAGGAAGTAATTGCAGCTGCCAAAATGGAATCCAATTTCGATTAAAAAAGgtgttttgaaaaatattaaaacctaaAGAGGTATTTATGAATCGGGGGAAGGGGATTATTTCATTTCGACATGTGATTCGGGCAGCAGGAAATTTCCTGCTACTCAGGTGACAGGAAAATAATTTCCTGCCACTCTAGTTGAATAGAGAGGGCATGGCTTGGAGTACTGCACATGTCCATTATCTTTTAGATTCTAAATTAATCAAAAACTTTCTTGTATATTGGCATGCATCCCACATATAACTATTGaatctttccttatttttcatGGCACTTGGCAAATGTTTTTGCTTTAAACTTGACATTCTGGCATTGGTGATACCAATGCTGATGAGGATTGATCGTATTAGTCTGTATCACATcgattccaataaaaaaaatcactttttaaccccccaaaaaaaaaatttcctactTTTGGACCATATTCAGCCAATGTGTATCGTTGCCGTATCAATCACCATCGATACCAATGTGTATCCGCTGATATGATATCAATACCCAAATCCGTGATAAGATTAATGAGGTTAATAAAATTAGTTCCGAAACTCCCTCTTACAAATAAGAGAagacatgaataaaaaaaatgtgaactTGACTCAAGAAAAATTACATTCATAGGAGGGGAAGGTAATCTCCCCAAATCAAAGGGCTATCTCACAAATTCTAGGTTGAAGTTCTAGTTTCTGAGTTTGGTGGGGTTTGATGCTTTTTTCAATCAAAGCAATACAGGGGAACACTTCCCATACTTTGCTTCTCTTTCCTTGGCACTCCCAAGTCCTAACCAACTAATGTTGATGAATTTAAAGGCTAGAGCATGTGATTCCACCTAAAATCATGTTACTTgaaattttccttcaattttCCTTCAGCCACAGTAGAGGCCCTCGAAAGGCATGGCGTTGGATCAAGAGGTGATAGTGAGGTGCACCGGCTCGAACTCACAATCAACCGACTTGAATGGTGATGGAGCAAGAACTTCtttccactaggctaccaaccttGTTGGCTTGTATGGCCAGTGATCACGATCCTTCACACAacatgaaggaaaactttcttctatagaatagaatatatttttcagaaaagtacaaataaacccatttttcatatttttaatacTTCCAAGCCACACCTACATATCACAAGGAGGTCTCATCCCCATCTCAAATCCCTTATACCAAAAAAGTCCCCAAATTAGGATGAAGCTGGACTGTGTGGTAAAGAAGAGCAACTCTGATGGCCAAGAgcataaaaatccaatatggtctttctctttctaaaaGCAAAAACATTGGCTGGCTGATCACTAAAATTGCACTTAACCTTCTCCATCTAATATTTATGTTTCCTTTATGTGAGCAGCTCCCTTAAATGTCGGTTCTCCACAAGTACTGATAGAAGGTATGTCCTTGGACAGATAAGATGGGAAGGCCAAATTCTCTTAAAACCGTTTTGGGCCACAAACCTACCTAATGGTCCTCCCTCATTATATACCATCCAATCATCCACTACTGTTATCTGTTCCATCTATAACCCTTAGAAAGTTTCTTTTTGAATCCACATTCAAAAACACAGTTTGGATGACCTGCTGGACTAGGATGCCACAACAAACACAGCAGTCTAGTAAATGAGacaatcttaccaaaaaaaaaaatgaacctcAAGAAAAGATTAGAGGTATATATATGATTCTGGTTATCAATATGATCTCTTTAGTGTTTATGGATTCTCTCTACAGCACATAAGCAAAAGAATCATATGAtgcttatttatgaaaaaacaaaaaacaatgctTAACACCCCCAAATCCCAAGCAGCAAAGAAGAGAAGCAGGCTAATAAGTTGCACATGCTCAACTTTTATTGGTTATCTAACAGAAATTAATTGGAATTGTGCTTCCAGTGGTCGATGGAGTACCTTGCTCCAAGATATTCCAATCAATTCTGCCACCCTGTTTCTATAAActtaattttgaaattattcCTAAGCAGACAAAACAGCTGGTGGTTGACCAGCCTCTTCAGCTTGCAAACTCTCGTAATAATTGACTAGGACCTTCCAGCCCCCAGGGCACATAAAACCATCAGGAGGGTTCTCACCATTTCTTGCATAAGTCCGCATCTACAACAAGTCAACCATGAATAAGTTCCAGTAGATAAGCTGTGGAGAGTGTCATATCATCTTCCCAATCCTCAGGGAGACAATAATAACTTCTTAAACattcaaagaaagcaaaacaacTAATTTTTATCCCCCAAGCAACACTAGAATtttaaaagggaaagagggatGGGGGGAGAGATGTTTGCAATTCAATGTGAAAACATGTCCCACTCCGAGTGATAGTGTTCTTTCGAAATATAAAAGATTGCGTATGTAGGTAGGGTATATCATGTAATGTATGACAATGCATGGGATCGGTCCTTAAATTCTTAATCTAATAATTCCAGTAATCATAACTTCACAACTTTAAGTAAGGTCAAATTCTTATTTCTAGCGAATACCAATCTATAATTTATATTATTAGTGATAATATTATTCATTTACTCACAGAAAATAAGAGTTTCTTTAATGTTTGGGTTAGTCCTTTGTTTTTTAGGTCCAATGAGAATACAAAATATTTTCACGGGTATTCTTAACTGAGTCCAAGTTTCAGGAGTCAAGTAAGAGCAAATTGGAGTTGTTTTTCTATCATTAATGTTAGTAGGAACCAAAAGAAAAGTCTACACGAGCAGATCGAAAGCAACATTACCTcactttgaataaaaaattgattgagGATTCCTGCTGAAATGTGTTCTCCTATAACAGTGGTAGAAACcagcctttttttctctttttggggaggggggtggggtaATGATCTATTAATGAGAAAGAGTACAGAATACTATATTACAAGAAGGGACGCAATGCTAAATAGGTGTCAATCACATGCACCCATAGTCCCTAATACATCATACTGGAATAGCCTCCCAAAAGACAGTATAAGCCTCACCACTCTCTGTTCAGCCAAATCATCCGCTACCTCATTGGCACTTCTAGGGTTCAATTGAAACATATGCAAAGCAATGACTAGTCTATTTTTAGGATTACCACTGCTTCATAACCTTCATTAGATGATAACTCTTGTGGAATATGCACAAATTTCCTCAAATAAAGTGATAGATTAGAAGATGGTGAGTACTCAATTTAAGGTAGGACTGAAGACTTTTCATTCAGATAAAagaaaactatatatatatatatagatacatGGTGGTATTTCATCTTATTGCCCGATCAAGAATATATCAATGAATGATATGCTTCtccctttcatttcttcttcttccttccactCCATTTCCCACAAACTCTGGCtgacaactcccaaatcaactgcCGGTTGTTGGAAAAAGAATCCCAAGTGGTTATCACCAAATGATTGCCCTCACCCACATACGAGAAAAGGAAACAGAGAGAAAACGTCACAACCGCTGTGATCTGTCCAGCAACTAGACCCTAGATGACAGATGAGGGGCTTAAATCCCTAAGTTAATGCATCCATAATGTTATAAAACAGACAGAATGCTAATGTGGTATACACAAAGTTCTTGTGCAATGGTCCTTATTGCCTTCAGAAACATGAGCCTATCTGGGTGCCCAAGCTCTTGAGTTGGGACCAGCACACAGCCATCAGTTTAGGGCCTACATAAGGAATCATTATGGGGAAGAATAAAATGGTTTTTTAAATGGTTCTGATGAATAGTGTTagatttctaattttgtttatgTAATTATCACTTGGCTCCAAATGGCTGGTCATGTGACCTGCAGCTTTTAAGAGTTAAAAGAAGTCTATTTTAATTAGTTAACTATCCTAATTAAGAGCCCCTGTCAAAGAGTGAAGTTACTCATTATATAATCCCCAACTTAATGCATCTGTACATTATAAAAGAAACAGAATGTTAATGTTGTATGCGAGAAGTACTGGTGCACAAACTCA is part of the Macadamia integrifolia cultivar HAES 741 chromosome 9, SCU_Mint_v3, whole genome shotgun sequence genome and encodes:
- the LOC122088512 gene encoding auxin-responsive protein SAUR23-like, giving the protein MGIDLPSKVLQAKKNLKMQSLCFSSRSELPKAAVPKGHFAVYVGETQKKKKKRFVIPISYLNHPSFQDLLSLAEEEFEFNHPMGGLTIPCKEATFIDVTSRLSS